A genomic segment from Ptychodera flava strain L36383 chromosome 23 unlocalized genomic scaffold, AS_Pfla_20210202 Scaffold_23__1_contigs__length_28996876_pilon, whole genome shotgun sequence encodes:
- the LOC139123825 gene encoding E3 ubiquitin-protein ligase TRIM71-like — translation MKIKRAAVDIDEMELKHGNIKSAGNYIETLMHHGNAAQLLSTKGDVGTRIKQLITMETTAKSEDEDFIFTPHDELCEHGILGILKSDVYVPKCTAENIPKQLWKGDSADLLITTRDSTGKQVIPKQPVKAKVRKPGASWEDINVTDNRDGTHRVTMAGQLDGKYQVTMTIGGQPIPGCPVIIPVIKGLVKTIGSEGIAEGQYKHPLSVAINKDRDIVTADIDNNRLQITTREGIFKKILELKHFNKPFRPGDIAISSDNTHYSLDYNNKQVVVSDENGHVIRYFGQNELKDPYDIGISPVDGNVYVTDCDGHLSGFIQNMANT, via the coding sequence atgaaaattaaaagagcaGCTGTTGATATCGATGAGATGGAATTAAAACATGGTAACATTAAGAGTGCAGGCAACTACATAGAAacactgatgcatcatgggaatgctgCTCAACTTCTCTCCACAAAGGGTGATGTTGGCACTCGTATCAAGCAActgattaccatggaaacaacagcaaaatctGAGGATGAGGACTTCATATTCACACCACATGATGAGCTATGTGAGCATGGAATTCTGGGAATCCTAAAATCTGATGTGTATGTGCCAAAGTGTACAGCtgaaaacattccaaaacaactctggaaaggtgactctgcagacctactgatcacaaccagagattccacaggaaaacaagtcatcccaaaacaaccagtgaaagccaaggtaagaaaacctggtgcatcatgggaagacatCAATGTAACTGATAACAGAGATGGTACACACAGAGTTACAATGGCTGGACAattggatggaaaatatcaagttaccatgacaataggAGGTCAACCAATACCAGGCTGTCCTGTCATCatacctgtcatcaaaggattggTGAAGACCATTGGCAGTGAAGGAATTGCTGAGGGACAGTACAAACATCCCTTGAGTGTGGCCATAAACAAAGACAGGGACATCGTCACTGCTGACATAGACAATAATAGGTTGCAGATAACCACCAGAGAGGGaatatttaagaaaattttagaattaaaacattttaacaaaCCTTTCAGACCAGGTGATATAGCTATATCAAGTGATAATACACACTATAGTTTAGATTACAACAATAAgcaagtagttgtcagtgatgagaatggacatgtcatcagatactttggacaaaatgagttgaaaGATCCATATGATATTGGGATTAGTCCTGTAGATGGCAATGTCTATGTGACAGactgtgatgggcatttgtcaGGGTTTATACAAAACATGGCAAATACCTAA
- the LOC139123824 gene encoding tripartite motif-containing protein 2-like has translation MAAASQRKVLEEIGEDFLCCTICLEQFKSPKILPCLHTFCEQCLVTLVEKIGSLTCPECRKQYQLPVGGVPAIKGTCLYKLHHSQTPHTRRLIHRDVKDAADEYLTELKTMVDKLKVKEQETKRNKTLAKQIHTDLTEQYSREERKVRMKAEGIIKKIKREEQRLIDELKNNYKMKIKRAAVDIDEMELKHGNIKSAGSYIETLMHHGNASQLLSTKGDVCTRIKQLITMEIIKTEYEDLIFTPHDEHCFSPYTIILWSRKGMESMIVMKKQQKQNPTGCSLAEQL, from the exons ATGGCTGCTGCATCTCAACGCAAAGTTTTAGAAGAAATCGGTGAAGATTTCCTGTGTTGTACCATCTGTCTGGAGCAGttcaagtctcctaaaattctaccatgtctgcatacattctgtgagCAGTGTTTAGTCACACTGGTTGAGAAGATTGGATCTCTAACCTGTCCAGAATGCCGAAAGCAATATCAGCTTCCTGTTGGAGGAGTGCCAGCGATAAAAG gtaCCTGTCTGTACAAACTGCACCATAGTCAAACACCGCATACCAGAAGACTTATACACAGAGACGtgaaagatgcagcagatgagtatcttacagaattgaaaaccatggttgacaaactgaaagtgaaagaacaggaaacTAAAAGGAACAAAACCCTGGCCAAGCAGATACACACTGATCTTACTGAGCAATACAGCAGGGAAGAaaggaaggtgagaatgaaagcagaaggaatcatcaagaaaataaagagagaagagcagagactgatagatgaactgaaaaacaattacaaaatgaaaattaaaagagcaGCTGTTGATATTGATGAGATGGAATTAAAACATGGTAACATTAAGAGTGCAGGCAGTTACATAGAgacactgatgcatcatgggaatgctTCTCAACTTCTCTCTACAAAGGGTGATGTTTGCACCCGTATCAAGCAACTGATTACCATGGAaattataaaaactgaatatgagGACTTAATATTTACACCACATGATGAGCACT GTTTCAGTCCCTACACGATAATCCTGTGGTCAAGGAAGGGAATGGAGTCAATGATTGtcatgaaaaaacaacaaaaacaaaacccaACTGGATGTTCATTGGCAGAGCAACTTTAG
- the LOC139123821 gene encoding E3 ubiquitin-protein ligase TRIM56-like has protein sequence MAAASERKVLEEIGEDFLCCTICLEQFKSPKILPCLHTFCQQCLVTLVEKTGSLNCPECRQQYQLPVGGVPAIKGNFFMSNLIEIFKQRLESIQGTEIKCEGCQQNTATHRCVECKHYLCDNCVRAHKNLPITRIHQLMTIGEYETAKSTSPVTLQAVEYCNVHTENKIEFYCETCQVPVCTNCTIVKHRIPEHEHRYLKDAADEYLTELKSHG, from the coding sequence ATGGCTGCTGCTTCTGAACGCAAAGTTTTGGAAGAAATCGGTGAAGATTTCCTGTGTTGTACCATATGTCTGGAGCAGttcaagtctcctaaaattttaccatgtctgcatacattctgtCAGCAGTGTTTAGTCACACTGGTTGAGAAGACTGGATCTCTAAACTGTCCAGAATGTCGACAACAATATCAGCTTCCTGTTGGAGGAGTGCCAGCGATAAAAGGCAATTTCTTTATGAGCAATCTGATTGAGATATTCAAGCAACGACTGGAGTCTATACAGGGAACTGAGATCAAATGTGAAGGCTGCCAACAGAACACAGCCACTCACAGGTGTGTGGAGTGCAAACACTATCTCTGTGACAACTGTGTTAGGGCACATAAAAATCTGCCAATAACACGGATACATCAATTGATGACCATTGGAGAATATGAAACAGCAAAGTCAACCAGTCCTGTGACATTACAAGCAGTGGAATATTGCAATGTCCacactgaaaataaaattgaattctactgtgaaacctgtcaggtaCCTGTCTGTACAAACTGCACCATAGTCAAACACCGCATACCAGAACATGAACACAGATacttgaaagatgcagcagatgagTATCTAACAGAATTGAAAagccatggttga
- the LOC139123823 gene encoding tripartite motif-containing protein 2-like, with amino-acid sequence MKAEEIIKKIKREEQRLIDELKNNYKLKIKIAAVNIDEMELKHDNIKSAGNYIETLMHYGNAAQLLSTKGDVSTRIKQLITMETTPKNEHEDFIFTPHEFLKAKVRKPGASWEDINVADNRDGTHRVTVSGQLDGKYQVTMTIGDQPIPGCPVIIPVIKGLVKTIGSQGSAEGQYNNPYSVVINKDRDIVTADYGNNRLQITTREGTFKKILEFKQFIKPFTPRDIAISSDNTYHSLDDNNKQVVVSDENGHVIRCFGQNELKNPYGIGISPVDGNVYVTDGGGNCVRVYTEHGKYLRSFGSGGKNQGQFNCPRGLVIGSTGMVFVADYLNKRIQVFNADYQYLYSFDCQSGDGKMRYPRGIAIENDKYVYVTTSNSILKFESSGKFVCRIDSDSDELNWPTGIALTDDIPCRVIVADSNHHSIKVFVQ; translated from the exons atgaaagctgaagaaatcatcaagaaaataaagagagaagagcagagactgatagatgaactgaaaaacaattacaaactaaaaattaaaatagcaGCTGTTAATATTGATGAGATGGAATTAAAACATGATAACATTAAGAGTGCAGGCAATTACATAGAGACACTGATGCATTATGGGAATGCTGCTCAACTTCTCTCCACAAAGGGTGATGTCAGCACTCGTATCAAGCAActgattaccatggaaactACACCAAAGAATGAACATGAGGACTTCATATTTACACCACATGAGTTCT tgaaagccaaggtaagaaaacctggtgcatcatgggaagacatCAATGTAGCTGATAACAGAGATGGTACACACAGAGTTACAGTGTCTGGACAattggatggaaaatatcaagttaccatgacaataggagatcaaccaataccaggctgtcctgtcatcatacctgtcatcaaaggattggTGAAGACCATTGGCAGTCAAGGAAGTGCTGAGGGACAGTACAACAATCCCTATAGTGTGGTcataaacaaagacagagacattgtcacTGCAGACTATGGCAATAATAGGTTGCAGATAACTACCAGAGAGGgaacatttaagaaaattttggaattcaaaCAGTTTATCAAGCCATTCACACCACGTGATATAGCTATATCAAGTGATAATACATACCATAGTTTAGATGACAACAATAAgcaagtagttgtcagtgatgagaatggacatgtcatcagatgctttggacaaaatgagttgaaaaaTCCATATGGTATTGGGATTAGTCCTGTAGATGGCAATGTCTATGTGACAGATGGCGGTGGGAATTGTGTCAGGGTTTATACAGAACATGGTAAATACCTGAGATCATTTGGGTCAGGAGGTAAAAATCAAGGGCAATTTAACTGCCCCAGGGGTTTAGTCATAGGAAGTACTGGAATGGTATTTGTAGCAGACTACTTGAACAAGCGTATCCAGGTATTCAATGCAGATTaccagtatttgtattcctttgattgtCAGAGTGGGGATGGTAAGATGAGATACCCAAGGGGAAtagcaattgaaaatgataaatatgtctatGTTACTACTAGTAACAGCATACTGAAGTTTGAGAGTAGTGGTAAGTTTGTTTGTCGTATTGATAGTGATAGTGATGAGCTGAACTGGCCCACTGGTATAGCACTGACAGATGATATACCTTGCAGGGTGATTGTAGCAGATTCCAACCACCACTCTATCAAAGTATTTGTACAGTGA